A single window of Salvia splendens isolate huo1 chromosome 6, SspV2, whole genome shotgun sequence DNA harbors:
- the LOC121809888 gene encoding nascent polypeptide-associated complex subunit alpha-like protein 1, with product MTQQSQEELLAHHLEQQKIDNDEPIIEDEGDDDDDDDEEDDDDVEGQIDASGRSKQSRSEKKSRKAMLKLGMKPIPGVSRVTVKKSKNILFIISKPDVFKSPNSDTYVIFGEAKIEDLSSQLQTQAAEQFKVPIPNSSQAAPKAEPEALIQDDEDVDETGVEPKDIELVMTQAGVSRVRAVKALKEANGDIVSAIMELTN from the exons ATGACTCAACAATCGCAGGAGGAGTTATTGGCCCACCATCTTGAGCAACAGAAGATTGAT AACGATGAGCCTATAATTGAGGATGAAGgggatgacgatgatgatgatgatgaagaagatgatgatgatgttgagg GACAAATAGATGCCAGCGGTAGATCAAAGCAGAGCCGTAGTGAGAAGAAGAGTCGCAAGGCAATGCTAAAGCTGGGAATGAAGCCAATTCCAGGGGTCAGCCGAGTCACAGTAAAGAAGAGCAAGAAT ATCCTATTTATCATCTCAAAGCCAGATGTGTTCAAGAGCCCGAACTCAGACACCTATGTCATCTTTGGTGAGGCCAAGATTGAGGATTTGAGCTCACAATTGCAAACTCAAGCTGCAGAGCAGTTCAAGGTTCCTATTCCCAACAGCAGCCAAGCCGCACCAAAGGCAGAGCCAGAAGCTTTAATTCAAGATGATGAAGATGTAGACGAGACTGGTGTGGAACCCAAGGACATCGAGCTGGTCATGACACAAGCTGGGGTTTCAAGGGTTAGGGCTGTCAAAGCTCTCAAAGAGGCCAATGGAGACATCGTCTCTGCCATTATGGAGCTCACAAACTAA